In Onychostoma macrolepis isolate SWU-2019 chromosome 14, ASM1243209v1, whole genome shotgun sequence, a single window of DNA contains:
- the rab9b gene encoding ras-related protein Rab-9B, with product MSGKSLLLKVILLGDGGVGKSSLMNRYVTDRFDSQSFHTIGVEFLNRDLEIDGRLVTLQIWDTAGQERFKSLRTPFYRGADCCLLTFAVDDLQSFQNLGCWKKEFMYYSDVRDPERFPFVVLGNKVDKEQREVGEEEARAWCEENGCCPYFETSAKDDTNVGAAFEAAVREVLASEDPIDHTLLSSSIDLHGNRKVARSSCC from the coding sequence ATGAGTGGGAAGAGCCTCTTGTTGAAGGTCATTCTCCTGGGGGATGGCGGCGTGGGCAAAAGCTCCCTGATGAACCGCTACGTGACCGACCGCTTCGACTCGCAGTCGTTCCACACCATCGGTGTGGAGTTCCTCAACCGTGATTTGGAGATCGACGGCCGGCTGGTCACCCTGCAGATCTGGGACACAGCGGGCCAGGAGCGCTTCAAGAGCCTGCGCACACCCTTCTACCGCGGGGCGGACTGCTGCCTGCTCACCTTCGCTGTGGACGACCTGCAGAGCTTCCAGAACCTGGGCTGCTGGAAGAAGGAGTTCATGTATTACTCAGACGTACGAGACCCGGAGCGCTTCCCCTTTGTGGTGCTGGGAAACAAAGTGGACAAGGAGCAGCGGGAGGTCGGCGAGGAGGAGGCCCGGGCTTGGTGTGAGGAAAACGGCTGCTGTCCGTACTTCGAGACCAGCGCCAAGGACGACACGAACGTGGGGGCCGCTTTCGAGGCTGCTGTCCGGGAAGTCCTGGCCAGCGAGGATCCCATCGACCACACCCTGCTGAGCAGCTCCATCGATCTCCACGGAAATCGTAAAGTGGCTCGCTCGTCCTGCTGTTGA